The following coding sequences are from one Paenibacillus stellifer window:
- a CDS encoding VanW family protein: protein MKKVHAVMIFVSALLLAAALAYGGVALYAGQATVPKGTLLAGWDIGRMNIAAVRSELDRKLSELEAVPLTLRIGETEGPSLTLTLKEAGVSYQAKSFLNGLDRLSEGGVCERAKARYSFEKNWALTAGWTDTALRSRLNAGWESSTFGDPVDATRRITADDRIVYTPGRTSLRIDWTHAGLTLSGVIPKDFSRLDTLKTAGLAADLPLRTAQPDVTLQSLQDQGVTRKIMQFSTSLGSSGPGRSYNVESAAKAVNDTLLPPGAVFDYDRAIEKAENEYGFREAPVIVNGTLQPGVGGGICQVSSTLYNTVLRTGLEIVERRNHSLPVNYLPKGQDATFSRGSINFRFRNTTGHYLLIRAAVSGRSLTVKLFGTFPSNVSYSVESRTVEILAPGRRTVTDSSLPPGASRTLRKGRTGYIVETYRTKFVGGEAVERVRVSRDTYRPQQAIVAVGPGGANSSGAQDSERPLVEDGIRSNE from the coding sequence ATGAAAAAAGTGCATGCCGTTATGATATTCGTGAGCGCTCTGCTTCTGGCGGCTGCGCTGGCCTACGGAGGGGTGGCGCTGTATGCGGGGCAGGCGACTGTTCCGAAAGGGACTCTGCTCGCTGGATGGGACATCGGGAGAATGAACATCGCGGCTGTGCGGAGTGAGCTTGACCGAAAGCTCTCTGAGCTGGAGGCGGTTCCACTCACTCTGCGGATCGGTGAAACGGAGGGACCCAGCCTGACCCTGACCCTGAAAGAGGCTGGAGTGTCCTATCAGGCGAAATCGTTTCTGAATGGATTGGACCGGTTATCGGAAGGCGGGGTATGTGAGCGCGCCAAAGCTCGTTATTCGTTCGAAAAAAACTGGGCGCTGACTGCCGGGTGGACGGACACAGCGCTGAGGAGCAGGCTGAATGCGGGCTGGGAAAGCTCCACGTTCGGAGATCCGGTTGACGCCACCCGCCGGATTACGGCGGATGACCGGATTGTGTATACACCGGGCCGGACTTCGCTCCGGATCGATTGGACGCACGCCGGGCTTACGCTTTCGGGTGTCATTCCGAAGGATTTCAGCCGGCTGGATACGCTGAAAACTGCCGGACTTGCTGCGGATCTGCCGCTCCGCACGGCGCAGCCGGACGTGACGCTGCAGTCGCTGCAGGATCAGGGAGTGACGCGAAAAATTATGCAATTCAGCACCTCGCTCGGTTCCAGCGGACCGGGACGAAGCTATAACGTGGAATCGGCCGCCAAGGCGGTGAACGATACGCTTCTCCCGCCCGGCGCTGTCTTCGACTACGACAGAGCGATCGAGAAAGCGGAGAACGAGTACGGCTTCCGTGAAGCGCCCGTGATCGTGAACGGCACGCTCCAGCCGGGCGTCGGCGGCGGCATCTGCCAGGTGTCCAGCACGCTGTACAATACCGTACTGCGCACGGGCCTTGAAATTGTGGAGCGCCGCAATCACTCTCTCCCGGTCAACTATTTGCCCAAGGGCCAGGACGCCACGTTCTCGCGCGGGTCCATCAATTTCCGGTTCCGCAACACAACCGGGCATTATCTGCTTATCAGAGCCGCCGTCAGCGGACGTTCGCTGACTGTGAAGCTGTTCGGAACCTTTCCATCTAATGTGTCGTACTCCGTGGAATCGCGAACCGTGGAGATCCTGGCTCCTGGACGCCGGACGGTGACCGACTCTTCCCTCCCTCCAGGCGCGTCCCGGACGCTGCGGAAGGGCCGGACCGGCTATATTGTCGAGACTTACCGGACCAAATTCGTAGGGGGCGAAGCGGTTGAGCGGGTCCGGGTGTCACGGGACACCTACCGCCCGCAGCAGGCTATCGTTGCTGTAGGTCCGGGCGGCGCGAACTCTTCCGGAGCGCAGGACAGCGAACGCCCGCTGGTGGAGGACGGCATCCGGAGCAATGAATGA
- a CDS encoding transposase, whose protein sequence is MYILQESLFSFEELQKIESKERLPIFFSALDLRPYARELRNPSPRGADGHCRQGILRALLAAPLENIDTFTGLARRLKFDLRFRYQCGLRLDIPAPSISTLSRVFAELTGKGLAKQLFEDLVTQCQEAGIIDGTHVAIDSAAIHAYEKKEPKRKSELTGNANWGAKFDTFGNKVKWFGYKLHLAVDAKSELPMALKVTSAHVNDGDEGPALMTTVAAKSKVKFFMLDAGYDQIKNYEAARNVKAQAIIPLNPRNEKEPPAGITRKGTPCCSMGFPMTYWGQEKVHLKFRCPHATGQVDCPLGMAACSSSNYGMVVKINSQTDLRRYALPHRESRGWKELYNKRTSVERCNSRMKTYLTADQLHVWGIQKVTTHQYLNAIVLLASALAIAKQRVQNAA, encoded by the coding sequence ATGTATATTCTCCAAGAAAGTCTATTTTCCTTTGAAGAGCTTCAAAAAATCGAATCGAAAGAGCGATTGCCCATCTTTTTCAGCGCTTTGGACCTGCGACCTTACGCAAGAGAATTGAGAAATCCCTCACCCCGAGGAGCAGACGGACACTGTCGTCAAGGCATTCTTCGCGCGCTACTCGCAGCTCCTTTAGAGAATATCGATACGTTCACCGGCCTAGCGCGCAGACTAAAGTTTGACCTCCGTTTCCGTTACCAATGTGGGCTTCGACTGGATATCCCCGCTCCTTCGATTTCTACATTAAGTCGAGTCTTTGCCGAGTTGACTGGCAAAGGCCTTGCCAAGCAGTTGTTTGAGGATCTTGTGACTCAGTGCCAAGAAGCTGGAATCATCGACGGAACTCATGTCGCTATCGACAGCGCCGCTATTCACGCTTACGAGAAAAAGGAACCCAAGCGAAAAAGTGAACTCACCGGCAATGCCAACTGGGGTGCCAAGTTTGACACCTTTGGCAACAAAGTCAAGTGGTTTGGCTATAAGTTGCATCTGGCCGTCGATGCCAAAAGTGAACTTCCCATGGCGCTCAAGGTGACCTCTGCCCATGTGAACGACGGAGACGAAGGGCCTGCACTCATGACGACTGTCGCTGCGAAATCTAAAGTGAAATTCTTCATGCTGGATGCGGGCTACGACCAAATAAAAAACTACGAGGCCGCCCGGAACGTCAAGGCGCAAGCCATTATTCCGCTGAATCCACGGAATGAAAAGGAACCGCCAGCGGGGATTACCCGCAAAGGCACGCCCTGTTGTTCGATGGGATTTCCCATGACGTATTGGGGACAGGAAAAGGTGCATTTAAAATTCCGTTGTCCACATGCGACAGGTCAAGTGGATTGTCCTTTGGGTATGGCCGCTTGTTCGTCCTCCAATTATGGAATGGTGGTTAAAATCAACAGTCAAACGGATCTCCGGCGTTATGCGCTACCGCATCGGGAAAGCCGAGGCTGGAAGGAACTTTACAATAAACGAACCAGTGTAGAACGCTGCAATTCTCGAATGAAGACCTATTTAACTGCAGACCAGCTTCACGTCTGGGGGATTCAAAAAGTGACAACTCACCAATATTTAAATGCGATTGTGTTACTTGCCTCTGCGCTTGCCATTGCGAAGCAACGAGTACAGAACGCCGCTTAA
- a CDS encoding 6-phospho-beta-glucosidase, which translates to MKKRQLKIAVIGGGSSYTPELIDGLIRYHDMFPVADLYLVDIEAGAEKLKVVGDLAQRMIDASGKPIKLHLTLDRREAIRGADFVTTQIRVGMLDARSRDEKIPLAHHLIGQETTGAGGFAKALRTIPVILDICKDIEELAPDAFMINFTNPAGLVTEAVSKYSRVKSVGLCNLPISTKMQIAELYGVPQTEMYIEIVGINHLHWTTRVMIDGKEMTGDFLDKLSGAKGISMANIPDLEWDAEFIQSLGALPCAYHRYYYMKEEMLREIMEHYEATGKTRADEVKEVEAELFELYKQPALTSKPPQLEKRGGAYYSEAAVQLMKSIYNDTGDIQTVNVRNQGIIPCLPDNVAIEVNCVIKSDGPHALSLSHPLPPQIRGLLQVVKAYEELTVEAAVHGDYAAALQALTIHPLVGDEQTAKALLNDLLEQNSGFLPQFQVRSGQTL; encoded by the coding sequence ATGAAGAAGAGACAATTGAAAATAGCCGTAATCGGAGGAGGGTCTTCCTATACACCGGAGCTTATCGACGGTTTGATACGTTATCATGATATGTTTCCGGTCGCCGACCTGTATCTGGTGGACATTGAAGCAGGGGCGGAAAAACTGAAGGTTGTGGGCGATCTTGCCCAGCGGATGATCGATGCAAGCGGCAAGCCGATCAAGCTGCATTTGACGCTGGACCGCCGGGAGGCGATCCGCGGCGCTGATTTTGTAACGACTCAGATTCGTGTCGGAATGCTGGATGCGCGCTCAAGAGACGAGAAGATTCCGCTCGCCCATCATTTGATTGGCCAGGAAACGACCGGAGCCGGCGGCTTCGCCAAAGCGCTGCGCACGATCCCCGTCATTCTGGACATTTGCAAGGATATCGAGGAACTGGCTCCGGATGCGTTCATGATTAATTTTACCAATCCGGCCGGACTGGTTACCGAGGCCGTCTCCAAGTACTCTCGCGTGAAATCCGTCGGGCTCTGCAATCTGCCCATCAGCACCAAGATGCAAATTGCTGAACTCTACGGTGTGCCGCAGACGGAAATGTACATTGAGATCGTTGGAATCAATCATTTGCACTGGACCACCCGGGTTATGATCGACGGAAAGGAAATGACCGGCGATTTTCTCGACAAGCTATCCGGCGCCAAAGGAATATCTATGGCTAACATCCCCGATTTGGAATGGGATGCGGAATTTATTCAATCGCTGGGCGCGTTGCCCTGCGCCTACCATCGTTATTATTATATGAAGGAAGAGATGCTGCGCGAAATCATGGAGCATTATGAAGCTACAGGCAAGACCCGGGCGGATGAAGTGAAGGAAGTGGAGGCAGAGCTATTCGAACTATACAAGCAGCCGGCGCTGACTTCGAAGCCGCCTCAATTGGAGAAACGCGGAGGGGCCTATTATTCCGAAGCGGCTGTGCAATTGATGAAATCCATCTATAACGATACCGGCGATATTCAGACCGTCAACGTGCGCAACCAGGGCATTATCCCTTGTCTTCCCGACAATGTGGCCATTGAGGTTAACTGTGTCATCAAGTCCGACGGCCCGCATGCCTTGTCGCTCAGCCATCCGCTGCCTCCGCAGATTAGAGGATTGCTGCAAGTGGTGAAGGCCTACGAAGAGCTTACCGTAGAGGCGGCTGTCCACGGGGATTACGCCGCCGCTTTGCAGGCGCTGACCATTCATCCCTTGGTGGGCGACGAACAGACAGCCAAGGCGCTGTTGAATGACCTTCTGGAGCAGAACTCCGGCTTCTTGCCGCAATTCCAGGTTCGAAGCGGTCAGACTTTATGA
- a CDS encoding N-acetylglucosamine kinase — protein sequence MYIAGVDGGGSKTLVIVADEQGTILGSGRSGCGNHQMIGAAAAVANIRNALMEALVQAGIAEADLDFVQFGLAGADRPIDLEQLSPEIDRQLSLRKWNVVCDTMEGLRIGSPDNVGVVLVCGSNTNAAGRNRQGTVIQVGGFDSLFGDRAGGYYLAAQALGRAVRSWEGREPYSILVERIPQALGFGSFEAMLNQFLDEDRQTAPLELSLIVHEASESGDWLSRELLVEMGRELGLSAATVIRKLGGFKGEVVPIVLTGSILQSGRNSLLLEALSKEVKAENPISTLVIPEMAPVFGAVMLAMDHVDIPVTEQMIRNFERYGGDRK from the coding sequence ATGTATATTGCAGGTGTGGACGGCGGAGGGAGCAAGACGCTCGTCATCGTTGCCGATGAGCAAGGAACCATTCTGGGGTCCGGCCGGTCGGGCTGCGGCAACCATCAAATGATTGGAGCGGCCGCCGCGGTGGCCAATATTAGAAATGCGCTGATGGAAGCCCTTGTTCAAGCCGGCATTGCCGAAGCCGATTTGGATTTTGTGCAATTCGGCCTTGCGGGTGCGGACCGTCCTATTGATCTGGAGCAGCTCTCTCCGGAAATTGACCGGCAGTTGTCTTTGCGCAAATGGAATGTGGTCTGCGATACGATGGAGGGACTGCGTATCGGAAGCCCGGATAATGTCGGTGTAGTGCTGGTGTGCGGAAGCAACACCAATGCGGCAGGCCGTAACCGGCAGGGAACAGTTATCCAGGTCGGAGGGTTCGATTCCCTGTTCGGCGACCGGGCAGGCGGTTATTATTTGGCCGCACAGGCATTGGGCAGAGCGGTCCGCTCCTGGGAGGGAAGAGAGCCTTATAGCATCCTGGTGGAACGAATCCCCCAGGCGCTCGGTTTTGGGAGCTTCGAAGCTATGCTTAACCAGTTTCTCGACGAAGATAGGCAGACAGCGCCGCTTGAGCTGTCGCTGATTGTTCATGAGGCGTCCGAGTCCGGCGACTGGCTTTCCCGCGAGCTTCTCGTGGAGATGGGAAGAGAGCTTGGACTGTCGGCGGCGACCGTAATCCGTAAACTTGGCGGATTCAAGGGTGAAGTTGTGCCGATAGTCTTAACGGGCAGCATTCTCCAGTCAGGCAGAAATTCACTGCTGCTGGAGGCATTAAGCAAGGAAGTAAAGGCGGAGAACCCGATTAGTACGCTTGTTATTCCTGAAATGGCTCCCGTATTCGGGGCGGTAATGCTGGCAATGGACCATGTTGATATTCCGGTAACGGAGCAAATGATCCGAAATTTCGAGAGATACGGAGGAGATCGCAAATGA
- a CDS encoding GntR family transcriptional regulator produces MTKRTTNSLYFNIKEQLLKQIQSGVYAVGEKLPTEADLCKMFSASRTTIRLALSELEVQDILERHQGKGTFVKRKELHLVQTRSFAEDVLMSGKEPTGKVIESKVIPAEMPLNEFLQVPLKAPINELLRVRYADNEPLLYETTYIPWSLAPGLASEYTDGSLFDFLESRYNLKAHRSVEQLKPVLADKTASKLLGVKEGSPCLQVKTFTYLADNTPLEYSFGVFRGDFPSYTIERHF; encoded by the coding sequence ATGACAAAAAGAACAACTAATTCCCTATACTTTAATATCAAAGAACAATTGCTAAAACAGATTCAATCCGGCGTTTACGCAGTCGGTGAGAAGCTTCCGACCGAAGCCGATCTCTGCAAAATGTTCTCCGCCAGCCGCACAACGATCCGCCTCGCGCTCAGCGAGCTTGAGGTTCAAGATATTCTGGAGCGACATCAAGGAAAGGGCACGTTCGTCAAACGCAAGGAGCTTCACCTGGTGCAGACACGAAGCTTTGCGGAGGACGTGCTGATGAGCGGCAAAGAACCCACCGGCAAAGTGATTGAATCCAAAGTAATCCCTGCCGAAATGCCGTTAAACGAATTTTTGCAGGTTCCGCTAAAGGCTCCCATCAATGAGCTGCTGCGGGTGCGATACGCCGACAACGAGCCGCTTCTCTATGAGACCACCTATATCCCGTGGAGTCTTGCTCCCGGTCTGGCCAGTGAATATACCGACGGCTCTTTGTTCGACTTTCTGGAGAGCCGGTACAATTTGAAAGCCCATCGGTCCGTAGAGCAGTTGAAGCCGGTTCTTGCGGACAAGACGGCGAGCAAGCTGCTCGGCGTCAAGGAGGGCTCTCCTTGCCTTCAGGTCAAGACCTTCACTTATTTGGCGGACAACACCCCGCTTGAATACAGCTTCGGCGTATTCCGCGGAGATTTTCCAAGTTATACGATTGAAAGACATTTCTAA
- a CDS encoding S-layer homology domain-containing protein encodes MSFKWKQAFAAIALTSTMAFAYAADVSAETTETIPAWASEEIESWKNLGLLKGDQEGRILPNDGIKKTEFVALINRIFNFNEISGQTFDDVPSAAWYAPEIGKAVAAGAIIGSGDGKINPLETLTREKAALILSRVFQITATEPVSASFSDDSSISVWAKEAIYAMKKAGYVAGTPSGAFLPQKSLTRAEAVKMINNAMGALVSDGADHANMAGGNLIVNTAGATLSNLNLTGSLYITPGVGEGDLNLVNARIGGVVYVNGGGTHSITLTDSAVNHMQINKPKAPVRVVFKGSASANAIDVSSESVIVNESENAIGSLHLLTNGGKAVSLYGNVKQLNMNGKSSFTLESGRVDGLNVSKEAGGSKIQLAKDTTVGSILFDAATTVTGTGKIQTAIINSPGVSLPSMPDKLIMNVDTVIINGQTIDRLGNVVTSSSTGTGGTAVTDPSTGEPVTENPVTEEPEPQNPVTEEPEPEKPVTEEPVKDKATELYSYANALSSFASTGAEGTVKQYLAFLQDPSYTPSIANSDIDMPDLVNAITLVNYQFTVKPSLFASLRGVNTSVLNDARTYLWIGTDNGVTRIQLSTNEMKSYTTADRQLTDDKVLLLISDGGAGVFAVTTTGVSHIYQ; translated from the coding sequence ATGAGTTTCAAATGGAAACAGGCATTTGCCGCGATTGCCTTAACGTCAACGATGGCATTTGCGTACGCTGCCGATGTATCCGCAGAGACAACAGAAACGATTCCCGCCTGGGCTTCGGAGGAGATTGAATCCTGGAAAAACCTTGGACTGCTGAAGGGGGATCAGGAAGGCCGTATTCTACCGAATGACGGGATCAAGAAAACGGAGTTTGTCGCATTAATCAATCGTATTTTTAACTTCAACGAGATAAGCGGGCAGACCTTCGATGATGTACCGTCTGCGGCTTGGTATGCCCCTGAAATCGGTAAAGCCGTGGCGGCGGGCGCCATTATCGGCAGCGGCGACGGCAAGATTAACCCGCTCGAAACTTTAACCCGGGAAAAAGCGGCGCTCATTCTCAGCCGAGTGTTCCAGATAACGGCAACTGAACCGGTCAGCGCTTCGTTCTCCGACGACTCTTCCATTTCCGTTTGGGCTAAAGAGGCCATATACGCCATGAAGAAAGCGGGTTATGTGGCCGGAACGCCTTCGGGTGCTTTTCTGCCGCAGAAGTCTCTCACTCGTGCCGAAGCGGTAAAGATGATCAATAACGCCATGGGCGCACTCGTATCCGACGGCGCCGATCACGCCAATATGGCTGGAGGCAATTTGATTGTCAACACGGCGGGTGCCACGTTGTCTAATTTGAATCTCACCGGCAGCTTGTACATTACACCGGGGGTAGGAGAAGGGGATCTCAATCTCGTCAATGCCCGGATCGGCGGCGTCGTATATGTCAACGGCGGCGGCACACACAGCATTACACTGACCGACAGCGCCGTTAATCACATGCAGATCAATAAACCGAAGGCTCCTGTAAGGGTTGTGTTCAAAGGATCTGCGTCTGCGAATGCCATAGATGTTTCTTCCGAGAGCGTGATTGTCAATGAGTCGGAGAATGCCATCGGCAGTCTTCATTTATTGACGAACGGCGGGAAAGCTGTTTCGCTGTACGGGAATGTGAAGCAGCTGAATATGAACGGCAAATCCAGCTTCACGCTTGAGAGCGGCCGAGTCGATGGGCTTAACGTGTCCAAGGAAGCCGGGGGATCGAAAATCCAGTTGGCCAAGGATACAACCGTGGGGTCGATCCTCTTCGATGCCGCCACAACGGTAACGGGAACAGGCAAAATCCAAACGGCGATCATCAACTCACCGGGTGTCTCCCTTCCTTCCATGCCGGACAAGCTGATTATGAACGTCGATACCGTAATCATCAATGGACAAACGATAGACCGCCTCGGCAACGTGGTGACATCATCGTCAACGGGTACGGGAGGAACAGCTGTAACGGACCCTTCCACCGGAGAACCGGTAACTGAAAATCCGGTGACCGAAGAACCTGAACCTCAAAATCCGGTAACCGAAGAACCTGAACCCGAGAAGCCTGTGACAGAGGAACCCGTCAAGGATAAAGCTACCGAGCTTTACAGCTATGCTAACGCGCTTAGCTCCTTCGCATCTACGGGAGCGGAAGGCACCGTTAAGCAGTATCTCGCCTTCCTGCAAGACCCTTCATACACCCCTTCAATCGCCAATTCGGATATTGATATGCCCGATCTGGTTAACGCCATCACCTTGGTTAACTATCAGTTTACGGTCAAGCCATCCCTGTTCGCCTCCCTGCGTGGAGTCAATACCTCCGTCCTCAATGACGCCCGCACGTATTTGTGGATCGGGACGGATAATGGCGTAACCCGTATACAGCTCTCGACGAATGAAATGAAGTCGTACACGACGGCAGATCGGCAATTGACGGATGACAAGGTACTGCTGCTGATTTCGGATGGAGGCGCGGGCGTATTTGCCGTTACGACAACCGGTGTATCCCATATTTATCAGTAG
- a CDS encoding ABC transporter substrate-binding protein, translating into MKKWMSGLIAVALTTAIAGCSGSAAKDDSAGNSSGDSKKTQTLRIAMGSPGEALIKVWEEIGKEFESQHEGIKVEFNYQDDDTYQTIGLPNLLSGKNAPDLYFEWAGQRLQTRVNDGYAADITEQLQSSGLKDMFADGSFNGMSFDGKTYMIPTAGDVTNVIFYNKKIFSDLGLEPPTTWDQFLEVCEKIKQAGITPIMIGNSDLWTAGNWVGHILSRVVGEDAYSEALQLKQPFNSPDFVKAYGYVQELWNKGYINDNVNALGDSEADMLFLNGKSAMHPIGSWIVPTAIEEAPDLELGYFNTPSFADGKGNQNSIIGVLNGMVVNKNSKLINEAIEFMKLYSSAESSKKLSAAGAVPITKDGIDRDSTPELSLSLNDLMENAPVLVSPPDTGYSIEVANALNTATSEVIGGAKSPEDALAELETTITPLKNK; encoded by the coding sequence ATGAAGAAGTGGATGAGTGGACTGATTGCCGTTGCGTTGACTACGGCCATAGCGGGATGTTCCGGCTCCGCCGCCAAAGATGACAGTGCAGGCAACAGCAGCGGCGACAGCAAGAAAACGCAAACCCTTCGTATTGCAATGGGGTCTCCGGGCGAGGCGTTGATTAAAGTTTGGGAAGAGATTGGCAAGGAATTCGAGAGCCAGCATGAGGGCATCAAAGTCGAATTCAATTATCAGGATGATGACACTTATCAAACGATTGGCCTTCCCAATCTGCTAAGCGGCAAAAATGCCCCCGATTTGTACTTCGAATGGGCCGGACAGCGGCTGCAAACGCGGGTGAACGATGGCTACGCCGCAGATATTACCGAACAGCTCCAAAGCTCCGGACTGAAGGACATGTTCGCGGATGGAAGCTTCAACGGAATGAGCTTCGACGGCAAGACCTATATGATTCCGACGGCGGGCGATGTAACCAACGTGATTTTTTATAATAAGAAAATCTTCAGTGATCTTGGCCTTGAACCGCCGACAACCTGGGATCAGTTCCTTGAGGTGTGCGAGAAAATCAAACAGGCCGGCATTACACCGATCATGATCGGCAACTCGGATTTGTGGACGGCGGGCAACTGGGTTGGACATATTCTTTCACGGGTCGTTGGCGAGGACGCCTACAGCGAGGCACTGCAGTTGAAGCAGCCGTTCAATTCACCTGATTTCGTCAAAGCATACGGCTATGTTCAAGAGCTGTGGAATAAAGGATACATCAACGACAACGTCAACGCCTTGGGAGACAGCGAAGCGGACATGTTATTCCTGAATGGCAAGAGCGCCATGCACCCCATCGGAAGCTGGATTGTCCCAACCGCAATCGAGGAAGCGCCTGACCTGGAGCTAGGCTATTTCAATACTCCATCCTTTGCAGATGGCAAAGGCAACCAGAACAGCATCATCGGCGTGCTTAACGGGATGGTCGTCAACAAAAATTCCAAGCTTATCAACGAGGCCATCGAGTTCATGAAGCTCTACAGTTCCGCCGAATCATCCAAGAAACTCTCCGCCGCCGGCGCCGTTCCGATCACCAAAGACGGCATCGACAGAGACTCAACTCCCGAGCTTTCGCTCAGCTTGAACGATTTGATGGAGAATGCCCCTGTACTTGTGTCGCCGCCCGACACCGGATACTCCATCGAGGTGGCAAATGCGCTGAATACGGCTACCTCTGAGGTCATCGGGGGAGCAAAATCGCCTGAAGATGCGCTGGCCGAATTGGAAACCACCATTACTCCGCTCAAAAATAAATGA
- a CDS encoding carbohydrate ABC transporter permease, translating to MSGHSNKLSPYLFVSPAILLFAFTVLVPIIMTFAFSFFDWNGIGAMHFIGLDNYARAFQDRIYLRSYGHTLIYIAATVFVEVLVGLGLAGLITMGRKGSGFFRLAIFTPMMLPMIVVSYLWKFVYNSDFGLINSFLTKIGLESWTRVWLGNPDTALYAICIVSGWVYAGFYMTIFYSGIQRISKEIYESAYLDGATEWQIFFKIKVPMIRNLVETGIMLCVLTGFQSFDLFYVMTNGGPYNSTEIVTTYLVKVVFTHMSIGYGSALAVIMTLVIAIIGLVAGKLTKKDSDVLEY from the coding sequence ATGTCCGGCCATAGCAATAAGCTCTCTCCCTACCTGTTCGTCTCTCCGGCCATCCTGTTGTTTGCGTTTACTGTGCTTGTACCCATCATCATGACCTTCGCCTTCAGCTTCTTTGATTGGAACGGCATCGGCGCCATGCATTTCATTGGCCTCGACAACTATGCCCGGGCATTTCAGGACCGGATTTACCTCCGTTCTTACGGACATACCCTTATCTATATCGCCGCCACTGTATTTGTTGAAGTTCTGGTCGGACTCGGCCTTGCCGGATTGATTACGATGGGACGCAAGGGCAGCGGTTTTTTCCGGCTTGCCATCTTCACACCCATGATGCTGCCAATGATTGTCGTGTCTTATTTATGGAAATTCGTGTACAACTCCGACTTCGGATTGATTAACTCTTTTCTGACGAAGATTGGTCTGGAAAGCTGGACCCGCGTCTGGCTGGGAAATCCCGATACGGCGCTTTATGCCATCTGCATCGTCTCCGGTTGGGTGTATGCGGGTTTTTATATGACTATTTTTTATTCAGGCATTCAGCGGATTTCCAAAGAGATTTATGAATCGGCCTATCTCGACGGCGCAACCGAATGGCAAATCTTCTTCAAAATCAAAGTGCCAATGATCCGCAATCTGGTGGAGACCGGCATCATGCTATGTGTGCTTACCGGATTTCAATCCTTCGATTTGTTCTACGTTATGACGAATGGCGGGCCATATAATTCAACGGAAATTGTCACGACCTATCTCGTCAAAGTCGTCTTCACCCATATGAGCATCGGCTATGGCTCCGCGCTGGCCGTCATCATGACGCTTGTCATCGCCATTATCGGCCTCGTTGCCGGCAAGCTGACCAAGAAAGACTCCGACGTTCTGGAATATTAA
- a CDS encoding carbohydrate ABC transporter permease, with amino-acid sequence MTTTALNVNKTVHSGEKAARRRKLSGILYYLFMIAISCIYFYPIIWLVLSSFRENRDIFSSPFGLPEQIRFRNWSEAWNIGNMSTYAKNSVIVTSATVVCILLFASLAAFAFSKLRFRGSGLLMTLFLLGLFMPLQSFFIAQSYIFERLSLKDTYLGLIVPYIGTGLPLAVFLLKAYLDSVPKELMEAARMDGCGDFLMYRKIIVPLLIPSMATVGIFSALNAWNELLLAMLYIQQDALKTIPVGLLAFSSRYMTDYKLLFSALALITLPMIVVYISFHRFIVTGLTEGALK; translated from the coding sequence ATGACGACAACTGCGCTGAATGTCAATAAAACCGTCCATAGCGGTGAAAAAGCGGCCCGCCGCAGGAAGCTATCCGGCATTTTGTATTACCTGTTCATGATCGCGATATCATGTATTTATTTTTATCCGATTATCTGGCTCGTTCTCTCCTCCTTCCGGGAAAATCGGGATATCTTCTCGTCCCCCTTCGGGCTGCCGGAGCAAATCCGGTTCAGAAATTGGTCGGAGGCATGGAATATCGGCAATATGAGCACCTATGCCAAGAACAGTGTGATTGTCACTTCGGCTACAGTTGTCTGCATCCTGCTGTTCGCCAGCCTGGCGGCATTCGCCTTCAGCAAGCTGCGCTTTCGGGGAAGCGGCCTTCTGATGACGCTGTTTCTCCTTGGATTGTTTATGCCGCTTCAGTCCTTTTTTATTGCGCAGAGCTATATTTTCGAGCGGCTAAGTTTGAAAGATACGTATCTGGGACTGATCGTGCCGTATATTGGAACCGGTCTTCCTCTCGCCGTGTTCCTGCTGAAAGCCTATCTGGATTCAGTGCCAAAGGAATTGATGGAGGCCGCCCGGATGGACGGCTGCGGCGACTTCCTGATGTACCGGAAGATCATCGTTCCGCTGCTGATTCCGAGTATGGCCACGGTGGGTATTTTTTCGGCGTTGAATGCCTGGAACGAGCTGCTGCTGGCGATGCTCTACATCCAACAAGACGCGCTGAAGACGATTCCGGTCGGTCTGCTGGCTTTTTCCAGCCGCTACATGACTGATTACAAGCTGTTGTTCTCGGCGCTGGCGCTGATTACCCTCCCGATGATTGTGGTCTACATCTCCTTTCATCGTTTCATCGTCACGGGTTTGACCGAGGGCGCATTGAAATAG